Proteins encoded in a region of the Zea mays cultivar B73 chromosome 4, Zm-B73-REFERENCE-NAM-5.0, whole genome shotgun sequence genome:
- the LOC100191868 gene encoding E3 ubiquitin-protein ligase RHF2A (The RefSeq protein has 1 substitution compared to this genomic sequence), which produces MASVTDETAKIEGLTSAAAFVEGGIQDACDDACSICLEAFCESDPSALTGCKHEFHLQCILEWCQRSSQCPMCWQPITMKDPTSQELLEAVERERNIRTNQTRNTTIFHHPALGDFELQHLPVGNDAELEERILQHLAAAAAMGRAHHLGRREGHRGRSGSHGRPHFLVFSTQPNSPSAGTISSSSAHMEGENDSNPATPRASESSPRAIRIGEVGNQSPGMLTYDAQQDAVVSSGNSTPVSSPRFFNRRHSTGQSTPDRAGPSDIQSFSDSLKSRLNAVSMKYKESITKSTRGWKERLFSRNSSVADLGSEVRREVNAGIASVSRMMERLETRGNSRTSDSPAASTSEVPSATESSNERVTESNSAAAAAGGGTTTTGTSASNASAPCVATSGSN; this is translated from the exons ATGGCATCTGTAACTGATGAGACAGCTAAGATTGAGGGTTTGACATCTGCTGCAGCCTTTGTGGAGGGTGGCATTCAGGACGCATGTGATGATGCATGCAGCATTTGCCTTGAGGCTTTCTGTGAGAGTGACCCTTCTGCA TTGACTGGCTGCAAACATGAGTTCCATCTCCAATGCATTCTTGAATG GTGCCAGAGAAGTTCACAGTGCCCAATGTGTTGGCAGCCTATTACTATGAAGGATCCTACCAG TCAGGAGCTGCTTGAGGCAGTAGAGCGTGAGAGGAATATAAGAACTAATCAAACTCGGAACACAACTATATTTCATCATCCTGCTCTTGGGGATTTTGAGCTGCAGCAT CTGCCTGTTGGTAATGATGCTGAGCTTGAAGAGCGTATACTGCAGCAtctagctgctgctgctgcaatgGGAAGGGCACACCATCTTGGAAGAAGGGAGGGGCACAGGGGACGATCTGGCTCTCATGGTCGTCCACATTTCCTAGTTTTCTCTACACAACCAAATTCACCTTCTGCTGGCACAATCTCTTCATCTTCTGCTCATATGGAGGGAGAAAATGATTCAAATCCTGCCACACCTAGAGCTAGCGAGTCATCTCCACGAGCTATTCGCATTGGAGAAGTGGGAAACCAAAGTCCTGGGATGCTTACCTACGATGCTGAACAGGATGCTGTCGTTTCTTCCGGAAATAGCACTCCTGTATCGAGTCCTAGGTTTTTTAACAG GAGACACTCCACTGGACAGTCAACTCCAGACAGGGCTGGGCCATCGGATATTCAGTCTTTCTCAGACTCCCTGAAGTCCCGCTTAAATGCCGTCTCTATGAA GTACAAAGAATCTATTACAAAGAGTACTCGAGGGTGGAAGGAGAGATTGTTTTCACGTAATTCATCCGTGGCGGATCTTGGTTCTGAAGTGAGAAGAGAAGTTAATGCTGGAATTGCGTCCGTATCACGGATGATGGAGCGTCTGGAAACTAGAGGAAATAGCAGAACAAGTGATAGCCCGGCAGCATCCACTTCTGAAGTTCCCTCTGCTACAGAATCAAGCAATGAAAGGGTTACAGAGAGCaactctgctgctgctgctgctggtggtggtaCTACCACTACGGGTACCAGCGCTA
- the LOC100281747 gene encoding carotenoid isomerase (The RefSeq protein has 2 substitutions compared to this genomic sequence) — protein MPPLAARLHAPLLLVPAVSPRPATRLCAASGPRGVGGFRRGALASEKPPVVAVAEKAGGEGGGGQGEGPYDAIVIGSGIGGLVAATQLAAKGARVLVLEKYLIPGGSSGYYRRDGFTFDVGSSVMFGFSDKGNLNLITQALEAVGRKMEVLPDPSTVHFHLPGDLSVLVHRKYEDFINELISKFPHEKEGIIKFYGTCWKIFNSLNSLELKSLEEPLYLFSQFFQKPLECLTLAYYLPQNAGDIARKFIKDQELLSFIDAECFIVSTVNALQTPMINASMVLCDRHFGGINYPVGGVGGIALSLADGLVEKGSEIRYKANVTNVVLENGKAVGVRLSNGKEFFAKTVISNATRWDTFGKLLKEKELPEEEKNFQKNYVKAPSFLSIHMGVKASVLPAGTDCHHFVLEDNWNNLEKPYGSIFLSIPTVLDPSLAPEGHHILHIFTTAGIEAWEGISRKEYEEKKEMVANEIIRRLEKKLFPGLQDSIVLKEVGSPKTHRRFLARNDGTYGPMPRGKPKGLLAMPFNTTSIDGLYCVGDSCFPGQGVIAVAFSGIMCAHRVAADIGLEQKSPALDAGLLGLLRWLRTLA, from the exons ATGCCGCCGCTCGCCGCGCGCCTCCACGCCCCGCTTCTCCTCGTCCCCGCCGCCTCCCCTCGCCCCGCCACGCGTCTCTGCGCAGCGAGCGGGCCCCGCGGCGTCGGCGGTTTCAGGAGAGGCGCGTTGGCCTCGGAGAAGCCGCCGGTTGTGGCCGTCGCGGAGAAAGCGGGCGGCGAGGGTGGAGGAGGACAGGGCGAGGGTCCGTATGACGCGATTGTGATCGGGTCTGGGATCGGGGGCCTGGTGGCGGCGACGCAGCTCGCGGCCAAGGGTGCGCGGGTGCTGGTCCTCGAGAAGTACCTCATCCCCGGGGGAAGCTCTGGGTACTACCGCCGCGACGGGTTCACGTTCGACGTCGGCTCCTCTGTCATGTTCGGCTTCTCCGACAAG GGTAACTTGAATTTGATCACACAAGCATTGGAAGCAGTTGGGCGTAAGATGGAAGTTCTACCTGACCCTTCTACAGTTCATTTCCATCTACCTGGTGATCTCTCTGTCCTTGTGCATCGAAAGTATGAAGACTTCATCAATGAACTGATCAGCAAATTCCCTCACGAGAAAGAAGGGATAATTAAGTTCTATGGCACATGCTGGAAG atcttcaattcactAAATTCGTTGGAGCTGAAGTCTCTAGAGGAGCCCCTTTATCTTTTTGGTCAATTTTTCCAGAAGCCTTTGGAATGCTTAACTCTAG CTTATTATTTGCCACAGAATGCTGGGGATATTGCTCGCAAGTTCATAAAAGATCAGGAGCTACTCTCCTTCATAGATGCTGAG TGTTTTATTGTGAGCACAGTCAATGCCTTGCAAACACCCATGATAAATGCAAGCATG GTCTTGTGCGATAGGCACTTTGGGGGAATTAATTATCCAGTTGGTGGCGTTGGTGGTATCGCATTATCCCTGGCAGATGGCCTTGTTGAAAAGGGCAGCGAAATCCGTTACAAGGCGAATGTAACCAATGTTGTTCTTGAAAATGGAAAGGCT GTTGGGGTGAGGTTGTCAAATGGGAAGGAGTTCTTTGCTAAAACGGTGATATCAAATGCCACTAGATGGGACACATTTG GAAAACTCTTGAAAGAAAAAGAACTTCCAGAAGAGGAGAAAAACTTTCAAAAGAATTATGTCAAGGCACCATCATTCCTTTCAATTCATATGGGTGTCAAAGCATCAGTTCTTCCTGCTGGTACTGACTGCCACCATTTTGTACTTGAG GATAATTGGAATAATTTGGAAAAACCCTATGGAAGCATATTTTTAAGTATTCCTACAGTTCTTGATCCATCATTAGCTCCCGAAGGACACCATATACTTCATATATTTACTACTGCAGGCATAGAAGCCTGGGAG GGTATTTCTAGGAAGGAATATGAAGAGAAAAAAGAGATGGTGGCCAACGAGATTATAAGAAGGCTTGAAAAGAAGTTGTTTCCTGGTCTTCAAGATTCAATAGTCCTCAAAGAG GTAGGCTCACCAAAGACTCACCGGAGATTTCTTGCTCGAAATGATGGTACATATGGACCAATGCCGCGGGGTAAACCCAAGGGCTTACTTGCTATGCCTTTCAATACTACT TCAATAGATGGCCTTTACTGTGTTGGTGACAGCTGTTTTCCCGGACAAGGTGTAATAGCTGTAGCATTCTCAGGGATCATGTGCGCTCACCGAGTCGCTGCAGATATTG GACTAGAGCAAAAATCTCCGGCTCTAGATGCTGGTCTTCTTGGGCTACTCAGATGGTTGAGAACACTTGCATAG
- the LOC100281525 gene encoding F-box protein At5g06550, whose translation MPGAFHSLLLPLKRKRKSKRRSRRGHRKENNPNISKNHLAAAGDPSFHLKSCTSVSPRDIGLLVQPLGNLFLSATPRANLRDAGLGALRPLPDDLLLDVLGLLPARDLAALSVASKALYVVASHDPLWRTLVLDELGGAFDFAGSWRATYIAAASGGQAYLIPPRALRIKGFYSDYLFQSWLCANMEMRHEWLARDNIERRRGLSVEQFIAEVEEPNRPVLLEGCIDMWPALQKWNRDYLLEISAGKEFAVGPVSMPLDRYFRYADNVQEERPLYLFDAKFAERVPEMGRDYEVPVYFREDLFSVLGKERPDYRWVIIGPAGSGSSFHVDPNSTSAWNAIIKGAKKWVMFPPEVVPPGVHPSADGAEVTSPVSIMEWFMNFYGACETWEKRPIECVCRSGEVVFVPNGWWHLVINLEESIAITQNYVSRRNLLNVIDFLKKPNASELVSGTEDRVNLHNKFRGAIEAAHPGMIKRLELEAQQKAAARKKKASFWDSAVDAKNGGFKFSF comes from the exons ATGCCGGGTGCCTTccactccctcctccttcccctcAAACGGAAGCGCAAATCCAAACGCCGCAGCAGACGCGGTCACCGAAAGGAGAACAACCCCAACATATCCAAGAACCACCTCGCCGCCGCTGGAGACCCGTCCTTCCACCTGAAAAGCTGCACCTCTGTCTCCCCCAGAGACATCGGACTCCTTGTCCAGCCGCTCGGCAACCTCTTCCTCTCCGCCACCCCGCGAGCTAACCTCCGGGACGCGGGGCTCGGCGCGCTCCGGCCTCTTCCAGACGACCTGCTCCTCGACGTCCTTGGCTTGCTCCCCGCGCGCGACCTCGCGGCGCTCTCGGTGGCGTCCAAGGCGCTCTACGTCGTCGCCTCCCACGACCCGCTCTGGCGGACCCTCGTCCTCGACGAGCTCGGCGGCGCCTTCGACTTCGCCGGATCCTGGCGCGCCACCTACATCGCCGCCGCCTCCGGCGGCCAGGCCTACCTCATCCCTCCTCGCGCTCTGAGAATCAAGGGCTTCTACTCCGACTACCTCTTCCAGAGCTGGCTCTGTGCCAACATGGAGATGCGGCACGAGTGGCTTGCGCGCGACAACATCGAGCGCCGCCGCGGCTTGTCGGTGGAGCAGTTCATTGCCGAGGTCGAGGAGCCCAACAGGCCGGTGTTGCTAGAGGGGTGCATTGATATGTGGCCGGCGTTACAGAAATGGAACAGAGACTACCTGCTGGAGATCTCAGCGGGTAAGGAGTTCGCGGTCGGGCCAGTGAGCATGCCATTAGATAGGTACTTCCGGTATGCTGACAATGTCCAGGAGGAGAGGCCATTGTACTTGTTCGATGCGAAGTTTGCTGAGAGAGTACCAGAGATGGGGAGGGACTATGAGGTTCCGGTGTACTTCAGGGAGGACCTGTTTAGTGTTCTTGGGAAGGAGAGGCCGGATTACAGATGGGttatcattggaccagctgggtcTGGTTCATCGTTCCATGTTGATCCGAACTCGACATCCGCATGGAATGCTATAATCAAGGGGGCTAAGAAGTGGGTGATGTTCCCACCAGAGGTTGTGCCGCCTGGTGTCCACCCGAGTGCTGATGGAGCAGAGGTCACCAGCCCTGTGTCTATCATGGAGTGGTTCATGAACTTCTATGGGGCTTGTGAGACCTGGGAAAAGAGGCCTATCGAGTGTGTGTGCCGATCTGGGGAGGTGGTTTTCGTGCCTAATGGATGGTGGCATTTGGTGATCAATCTTGAGGAGTCAATTGCCATTACCCAGAATTATGTGAGCAG GAGGAATTTGTTGAACGTTATTGATTTCCTCAAGAAGCCCAACGCAAGTGAGCTTGTCTCTGGGACTGAAGACAGAGTGAATCTGCACAACAAGTTCCGTGGTGCCATCGAGGCAGCTCACCCGGGCATGATCAAGCGGCTCGAGCTTGAGGCTCAGCAGAAGGCCGCTGCTCGGAAGAAGAAAGCGTCGTTCTGGGATTCTGCTGTCGATGCCAAGAATGGAGGATTCAAGTTCTCCTTCTGA